From a region of the Bradyrhizobium diazoefficiens genome:
- a CDS encoding AMP-binding protein — MSDPLHASSPTCAQTLRALSRYRGRTAFAWPGGSLSYQGTIDLIGRIQGVFMRLGLQPGARVAFLTANRADTWCAGVAAQLSRLCITWLHPLGSLEDQLFQLEDSEAEMLVVDAAAFRDRGGELSARAARLKAVFTMGPAGYGVDLPAAIENAGHVSAQCLASLDDLSTLNYTGGTTGKSKGALRYHRENAGAAAAILADFEIPDAARYLTVAPISHVAGTKVLPTLMRGGTVHMLKEFDPETVLTTIARERINFTLFVPTMIYVLLDHPALGKTDLSSLELVLYGASAMSPSRLVDGIDRIGPVFSQLYGQTECYPVSVLRKADHDPRTPELFLSCGFPIAACEVRILDDNDQEVRTGEAGEICVRAPHVMAEYWRRPDITAETLKNGWVHTGDIARKDERGYMFILDRKKDMIVSGGFNIFPREVEDVLSQHADVAMVAVVGIPDEKWGEAVTAIVVPREGARPDPDELINLVKTRKGSAHAPKQIQFVRQLPMTGVGKVDKKVLRAGFWSGRDRMVG; from the coding sequence TCGCGCTATCGCGGCCGCACCGCTTTCGCATGGCCCGGGGGATCGCTGAGCTATCAGGGCACCATCGACCTGATCGGACGCATCCAGGGGGTGTTCATGCGGCTTGGACTGCAGCCCGGCGCGCGCGTCGCCTTCCTCACCGCGAACCGCGCCGACACATGGTGCGCCGGCGTCGCCGCGCAATTGTCGCGGCTCTGCATCACCTGGCTGCATCCGCTGGGATCGCTGGAGGACCAGCTGTTCCAGCTCGAGGATTCCGAGGCCGAGATGCTGGTGGTCGATGCGGCCGCCTTCCGCGACCGCGGCGGCGAGCTTTCCGCAAGGGCGGCCCGGCTCAAGGCGGTCTTCACCATGGGACCAGCCGGCTATGGCGTCGATCTGCCGGCCGCCATCGAAAACGCGGGACATGTCAGCGCGCAGTGCCTCGCCAGCCTCGACGATCTCTCCACGCTCAACTACACCGGCGGCACCACCGGCAAATCCAAGGGCGCGTTGCGCTATCACCGCGAGAATGCCGGCGCAGCCGCCGCGATCCTCGCCGACTTCGAGATCCCCGACGCGGCGCGCTATCTCACGGTCGCTCCGATCAGTCATGTCGCCGGTACGAAAGTGCTACCGACCCTGATGCGCGGCGGCACCGTGCACATGCTGAAGGAATTCGATCCCGAGACCGTGCTGACCACGATCGCGCGCGAGCGCATCAACTTCACGCTGTTCGTGCCGACCATGATCTACGTGCTGCTCGACCATCCTGCGTTGGGCAAGACCGACCTGTCCTCGCTCGAGCTGGTGCTCTACGGCGCCTCCGCGATGTCGCCGAGCCGACTGGTCGATGGCATCGACCGCATCGGACCGGTGTTCTCGCAGCTCTACGGCCAGACCGAATGCTATCCGGTCTCGGTGCTGCGCAAGGCGGATCACGATCCCAGGACGCCGGAGCTGTTCCTGTCCTGCGGCTTCCCGATCGCAGCCTGCGAGGTCAGGATCCTCGACGACAACGACCAGGAGGTGAGGACGGGCGAGGCCGGCGAGATCTGCGTGCGCGCCCCGCATGTGATGGCGGAGTACTGGAGGCGGCCTGACATCACCGCCGAGACGCTGAAGAACGGCTGGGTCCACACCGGCGACATCGCGCGCAAGGACGAGCGTGGCTACATGTTCATCCTCGACCGCAAGAAGGACATGATCGTGTCCGGCGGCTTCAACATCTTCCCGCGCGAGGTCGAGGACGTGTTGTCGCAACACGCCGACGTCGCCATGGTCGCGGTCGTCGGCATCCCCGACGAGAAATGGGGCGAAGCCGTCACCGCCATCGTCGTGCCGCGCGAGGGCGCAAGGCCCGATCCGGACGAGCTGATCAACCTGGTCAAGACGCGAAAGGGCTCGGCGCATGCGCCCAAGCAGATCCAGTTCGTCAGGCAATTACCGATGACCGGCGTCGGCAAGGTCGACAAGAAGGTGCTGCGCGCGGGCTTCTGGAGCGGCCGCGACCGCATGGTGGGGTAA